A region from the Lolium perenne isolate Kyuss_39 chromosome 4, Kyuss_2.0, whole genome shotgun sequence genome encodes:
- the LOC127348710 gene encoding protein FAR1-RELATED SEQUENCE 11-like codes for MDETMSVVCEVENVPGIGVHGDESDNSRTGLGNESLSGRENIFVGSRSDNSMSSEHGMEAIINMDDIDNDYERDISDDVELDENSNEEIFGLENVYDYYGESDMENCFYDESVVGKNYVEAKPSNSNESHVDDGDDANLSQACQAEDTIELYMMIKEMTFPSEEAAFEFYNSYANDNGFSIRLDKVRYSKKVTKHRRYRRFLCSREGERDPKLMTEEGHSRRLRPLSRCNCEAHMTVKLNEKLGFWYVDSFDDKHSHTLARADETPFLWSHRKIRDHQKAEILAMGAAGIRKHTIMDSMISRSGWYGGVGYIRRDLYNLCGKEKRKLLAKGDAATTIGIMLSRKEKDPSFYFDYDLDEEGRLKRMFWCDSQSVQDYEDYGDVLVFDKDVQDESLSYAIHTFCWSEQSP; via the exons GACGATGTCTGTTGTTTGTGAGGTAGAGAATGTTCCTGGAATTGGAGTTCATGGAGATGAGTCAGATAATTCTAGAACGGGGCTTGGTAATGAATCTTTGTCAGGGAGGGAGAATATTTTCGTTGGTTCAAGGTCAGATAATTCCATGAGCTCAGAGCATGGGATGGAAGCAATTATTAAT ATGGACGACATTGACAATGATTATGAGAGAGATATTAGTGATGATGTTGAGTTGGATGAAAACAGCAATGAG GAAATATTTGGACTTGAAAATGTGTATGACTATTATGGTGAATCCGACATGGAGAATTGTTTTTATGATGAGTCAGTAGTTGGCAAAAATTATGTGGAAGCAAAGCCGTCGAATAGCAATGAG TCCCatgttgatgatggtgatgacgcgAACCTCAGTCAAGCTTGTCAGGCAGAGGATACGATAGAGTTGTACATGATGATAAAGGAGATGACTTTTCCTAGTGAAGAAGCTGCATTCGAATTCTACAACAGCTATGCCAACGATAATGGATTCAGCATCAGATTGGATAAGGTCAGATATAGCAAAAAAGTTACGAAACATAGGCGTTACAGGCGTTTTTTGTGTTCAAGGGAAGGTGAGCGTGATCCAAAGTTGATGACCGAAGAGGGACATAGCCGGAGGCTCAGACCACTGTCTCGATGCAACTGTGAGGCGCACATGACTGTGAAGCTGAATGAAAAACTTGGTTTCTGGTATGTTGATAGTTTTGATGACAAGCACAGTCATACGTTAGCAAGAGCGGATGAAACACCTTTTCTTTGGTCGCATAGAAAAATCAGAGATCATCAGAAGGCTGAGATCTTAGCTATGGGAGCTGCAGGTATTAGGAAGCACACCATAATGGATTCCATGATTAGCAGAAGTGGATGGTATGGCGGCGTTGGGTACATCCGACGGGATCTGTACAACCTTTGCGGCAAGGAAAAGAGGAAACTACTTGCGAAGGGTGATGCTGCCACGACCATAGGCATTATGCTCAGCAGAAAGGAGAAGGACCCAAGTTTTTATTtcgactatgacttggatgaagaAGGACGGCTGAAGAGAATGTTCTGGTGTGACTCGCAGTCTGTACAGGACTATGAGGACTATGGAGATGTGCTTGTGTTTGACAAAGACGTACAAGATGAATCGCTATCGTATGCCATTCATACCTTTTGTTGGTCTGAACAATCACCGTAG